The Vanrija pseudolonga chromosome 1, complete sequence genomic sequence GTCTCCGCCACGCTCCACGTGCCTCACGGTTTCCGTATTTTTCTTCCTGCATGCTCCCTGGTGGAGGCATGGTATTCGCCACAACATTTTATTGCACCAAAGGACCCGAGGAGCGGCAACCGGGCTCAGAAGGGTATTAAGCGTTCGCAAAGTACTGCATTCTGATATCATGCCTGGCCGGAAGCCGGAACGGTCGCCACAAAGCTTCCAGCCACGTGAGTGTGTATATAAACGGCGTCGACTGGCCGCGACTGGTAGTTGCGCCTCCTTCGTTGCAGTTCTCCAGTCGTTATCCGTGCACTGTGGCCCAGTGCATTCAGAAGGGATACAAAACCCGGCCTCCTGTCGTTGTTCGTGACATTGGTTAATAGCTCGAAACTCCCGGTGGTCACTCTCTATGATTCGACATGCTCTTATGTGTGGTGCGAGCCGTGCACCAAGTTGCGTTCAGTCAGTGACTGACTGCTGGAGTCACCGGGTGTTGTGGTTACTCGAACCCGACTGGGATGATGTTTTCGCTCGGGGACGTCATGGTCGGTCTATTCTCTGAACACCTACAAGAAATGTCTTGGTCATTGGCCACTACCTGCTATGTAGGTTCGACGCAAGTAACCATCAGGCTTTCACAAAAACTATGCAGCCACAGGCCACCGACCAGCGCAGCACATGCATGATCAGCTAGCCGCGCGGATGCAACTCTGTCTCGTGGAGCCCCTTCAGGgctccctccccacccacTGCTCACGTGTTGTTTGTGTTGATTGAATCGATCGCATACCCCGCGTCATCACGAATGGAGCGCATGCATTCGGAGACGGTGCAGCGATAGGCGCGTGCAGTTCTGATGTGTGCCTTGCAGCACGACCTCGTCACCCACGTTTCTTGTGCTCATTGACACGCCGCATGGCGTTCGAAAGGCGGATGCCACGGTGCCAGgaaggacggcgccgagggcgtccGGGGTCCCGCTTggcgcggcgacagcgccgcgagggaTGGACGAGATGAGATGTTGTTTCTGAGCGGTTCACGCCGAGTCAGGTGAGAGTGAGGACGCGGAGATTGGTGGCGTCCCGGGGCTGCTGCTCACTAGCGGCCGGTCACGCGCCAtgctggcgccgccaaggcccgcAGCGATTGCCGCTGGGCAGACACGTCCTCGTTGTTGTGCCTGCTGATAGGTGGAGACTGGGGCAGGTGGGGCTGCTGCATTGCACAGCGACACGACCGCCTTGTTGTCCTTCACCACTTCATCCATTGCGAAGTGCATATAACAGAACCCGCTACTACCATCACCATGGCCCTcgacgctggcgacgagcacaCGCGCTCCacggccgccccgccgacgaTCATCATCCCCCTCTCGCTCCCGTCGTGGACCGAGCCCCAGCACAGCGAGCACGTCCTCGTGCGCGTCCCGCTCGCAGCGTACCGCGAGCGCAACCTCCCCGACGTCATCTTCCACCTCAACCAGTATGCGCAGCTGTTCGAGCGCACGCGCCAGCAGGTCATCAACTGGAAGGTTGCGGCCACGACCGACCCCAACCTCGTGACCCACTCGCACCAGCACAGCTTCTCGACGCTGTCCTTTGCGTCGCTCAAGtcggacattgtcgagccCGACGGCGTCCCCCTGCACACACCAGCCAACGGacccacgccggcgcagtcGCGCCCCCGCACGCCCGACCCGGTTCTGATTGAGCGcctgcacgacctcgcccagcagctcgagcacgtggctgccctcgcggcgcgcttcaCGAGACTCGACCGtaccgtcgccgaggccggcgcgatCACGCTTCCCAACAGCGACGACCAGCCTGCCCCGCCCACCGGCAACCTGgaccccgaggacgacccTGACAtcaactcgctcgccgctgagCGCGACCCCGCACTCAAggcgcacgacctcgcgctgctggccgcaGAGCGCACCGCCGTACTCGCCGCCCTCAAGGAGCACTACGAGCTCTACCTCACTGGGTTCCCTCGTACGCTCGAGAACCGccccaagctcgtcgaggtgctcgaggagacACAGAGGCACATCCAGAAGAGCGCCAAGGGAttcgaggagcagctcgctCACGTCGAGTTCCTCAGCTagagaggcggcggcgagctcagAAGACGACACGAAGGACGcgaccgacaccgacgaACGAATACAATCAGTTGTGTAAATAGTACCACGCATTGATATGAAGTCAAGGATGGCCATGGATCGCCGAGGGTCGGACAGCGGGGTGTCAACGCCTGCCAAGCCGTCCGATCCTGACTCCTCTAACCAGCTCGCGCAACGCCTACGAACAAAGCACCGAATGCCATCTTGCCGCAAGGCAAGCAGGCCCACAAGAGGGCCAGCCCCGTAGTGCATGCGCGTCCCCAGACCTCCCGCACCTAATTCTCGTGGTCGCTCGtgtccacctcgaccttgagcttgccgcTGAAGGGCCagagctggccgacgagggcccTGAGCGCAAGCACGGTCCTGAGCGCCTCTTCGGCCTTTGCAGCGATCGTCTTGCTACTGAGAGCCTTGACTGCATGATCGACGCTCTTGATCCATGCTTCAAACCTTGCAACGAACACTGACACATAGGCGTCCCTTCTCACTACCTTGACCAGCGCGTTGTGGTAGTTGGCAAACTCGATGTAGCTTGCTGGCGTGCGGCGGAGGAgatcggcgtcgcgcgcgacctggACGTCCCAGCGCGTCACTTCAGGCAGGACATTgatgagctcggcaagcTGCGAGTCCCAGGCCTTGAACTGGGCGGCCTTGGGCGGGTTGGAGAACTTGCCCTTGATGGACGTGGCGACGTGCTTgaacgcgacgagctcgtcgcgcgccgtctcgagccGATGCGCCAGATCTTTGTGCTGCCCCGAGACGGTGCCAGCCGGCCGGTCCAGCCCCAGGATGGCGCCCCGGTCGACCAACACGCGCAGCTCGatccgcgccgtcggcttcGAGTCGGTCCGAAGCGTAAGCTCCGTGGGGACTGGGGTGTCGGCAAGGATGGGCTCGACAAAATGGTCGCTCATTTGATtttgcgcggcgagggggatGTGGAACGGCGTTTCAGCCAGCGACGCTgagaagctcgaggacgtcgtccgctgctgctcgaaCGAGGCGAGCCCCACTCTTCATGGTGGCCTGTgtgcgagggcgagggcaaaCGCGCACGGCTCGAGTTTCATCAACCTCCCCTACACGAAACATGGAGGTCCCGAAGCACCCATGATGTAGTGATGTGAGAGCCCAAGGACCCACTGGTCGTcccagcgccgtcgccgatgaTGTGCAGAGGAGATGGTGACGGGGCAGTGAAGTCGTAGTCTCTTATCGCGACCATCTTCCCACGCCTCCTCCGGGCTGGCCGGCCTTTGCTACCGGATACCTTCTGCCTAGGCTGTTGTTGTGCCCAGTGCTCGATGCCAAGACGTCCAGGCTTATCCTCACCAGTGTCTTATCGCCAGTTGTTGCGCCTGCCCACTGCGATAGTGTCAACAACCCGCTCCCGTTGACCCGTGGATGCTGACGAGGGAGCAGTCGAACGAGCACCAGTGTGCCCAATCAGTGACCAGAAGACACAAAGCATCTGACCTAGGGACGGACTTATCGGAGCAGTCCGGCCACTGCCATTTGGTATATCGGCAGCTCGATCAAGGATGTCAGGCCTGCCTGGAGTGGGTCTCCCCGTGCTTGGCGCGCGAAAAAttggcaggcggcggagggcggccgGCAAAAAAATTGTTTGGACGCGGCGGGTCCATGTGGGACccaccggcgtcgagctccaACACTAGCCGCGTGCATTAAACGCATGCTATCGACAGCGTCTCTTCCCATCACATCCGTCATCCACTCTACACCGCCAGACACTCAACCACCatggcttgggcttgggttGACAGCTTCAACACGCGCgtggcgacctcgccgttcGGAAAGTACTTTCGCCTCGAGGGTTCAGGCCATGTGAGTGCCATCTCCGACCAGGTCGGAGCTCGACTGCGAAAGCGACACGCGAGGGATCTTATCTGATCTATTCGCGTCTCGACGTGACATCCACCCCCCGCCTGAACGCAATGCTGACAcccgcaaggccaaggagcgcaaggGCACCGTCTTCACCaccgaggtgcgcgccggcATGGCGACCTTCTTCGCCATGGCCTACATTATCAGCGTGAACTCGGCCATTGTCTCGGACTCGGGAGGAACCTGTGTCTGCCCCGCCGAGTCCATGGCGGACCTCTGCGTCAGCAACCCAGAGTACATGCAGTGTGTGCAGGAGATccggcgcgacctcgtcaccgccacggccgccatcgccgccctGTCCACCTTCTGCATGGGCCTGTTCGCCAACCTCCCCATCGCCCTTGCTCCGGGCATGGGCCTCAACGCGTACTTCGCCTACACTGTCGTCGGCTTCCACGGCTCGGGTCTCGTTCCTTACAAGGTCGCTCTTACTGCCGTCTTTGTCGAGGGCTTCGTCTTTGTTGGTCTCACGCTCCTCGGTATCCGTCAATGGCTCGCCCGTGCCATCCCTGCGTCCATCAAgctcgcgacggccgtcGGTATCGGTCTCTACCTTACCATCATCGGCATGACCTACGCCGCCGGTATCGGTCTCATCACCGGTGCTCAGGCCACCccggtcgagctcggtggaTGCCACCCCTCGATGCGCGACAAGGACGGTATCTGCCCTAGCTCGGACAAGATGCGCAACCCTACCATGTGGATCGGCATCTTCTGCGGCGGTATCTTCACCGTCATGCTCATGATGTTCCGCGTCAAGGGTGCCATCATCTTCGGTatcctcctcgtctccaTCATCTCGTGGCCGCGCGGCACCCCCGTCACGAACTTCCCCCACACCCCCCTCGGAAACGACGCGTTCGACTTCTTCAAGAAGGTCGCGACTTTCCACCCCATCAAGCACACCCTCAACGTCCTCGACTTCAACATCAAGGAGCACGGCGGCCAGTTCGGTCTTGCCTTCATCACCTTCCTCTACGTTGACATTCTCGACGCTACCGGTACCATGTACGCCATGGCCAAGTTTGGTGGTTTCCTCGACAAGCGTACCCAGGACTTTGAGAACTCGTCGATCGCCTACTGCATCGACGCCTTCGGCATCTCGATCGGCTCCCTCTTCGGTGCTCCCCCCGTCACTGCCTTCATCGAGTCGGGTGCTGGTATTCTTGAGGGTGGCAGGACCGGTATCACGTCCATGGTGACCGGCTTCTGCTTCTTCATCGCGGTCTTCTTCGCGCCGATCTTCGCCTCCATCCCTCCCTGGGCTACCGGCTGTACTCTtatcctcgtcggcgcccagaTGGCTGCCGAGTCGCGCAACATCAACTGGAAGTACATGGGCGACGCTATTCCAAGCTTCCTCTGGTGAGTCCtaggagaaggaggacgacgagacacTGTTTGCTGACTTGTGACCAGCCTGGCGATCATGCCCTTCACCTACTCGATCGCCTACGGTCTTATCGCCGGAATCTGCTCTTACATTCTCATCAACGTGACTGTTTGGCTTATCGAGAAGGCGTCTGGCGGCCGTATCCGTCCCCAGaacaaggacgacaaggagcCCTGGACGTacaagctcgagggcggTTTCCTCCCGCCTTGGCTCAACAATGTCACGCACGGCCGCAAGCCTTGGGCGGACGACCCGGAGGCCAACGTCGCTcactacgacgacgatgaggacaaggacgacgcTCCCACGCGTACCGGCTCTGGCCAGCAGGACGCCCTGGCCCTCCCCAAACAaaaggaggaggccgacaacCAGCTCAAGGCTTGAGCCGGTGCCAAGACATATACAACTTCCGAGGGATCTTCAGTACTATAGTCCGGCATGACCTACATGCATGTGTATAACACAGAACACGGTGCAGCGTCGCAGATTACTCGCATTTGTTACCATGCTGACGTGAGACGAGGCCGAAGGACAAGAGTTTGGTGTTGTATCCCTTGGAACCGGTCCACGGAATCGCGGGTAAGGCCACAATCACCGCCGGGCCGGCAACCGAAGCTTCCGAGCGCGGCAGGCACAAATGTCCAactcccccaccccactcatCCTCCTCTGTACGCGTTTGATGCAAGCAAGACATGGGGACCCAGGGGCAGAATCTTGCTTTATAAGTAACAGTAGACGCCTTGACCGTCGGCCCCGCATCTTCCCCTCGAGCACACACCCCACCAAAGACTCGAGACACCATGGCGTTCAACTTTGCTGGGCCGAAGCGCAAGATGCAGGAGTGTGAGTgctggctgctcgctcgtgctcgggACGTGCTGAAGAAGAACAGGCGACAAGATCCTCACATCCAAGGGCATGCTCTGGGAGATGGAGGACGCCGTTATCGACGGGCAGAAGCACAAGGTCTGGAAGAATGTGAGCCCTCATATGCGGGGGTCTGGAGTCCCCACGGCTTGGCCGGCCGATGCATTCCCCGCTAACCACTTATCGGCGCACTAGCAA encodes the following:
- the SPBC887.17 gene encoding Putative xanthine/uracil permease, whose product is MAWAWVDSFNTRVATSPFGKYFRLEGSGHAKERKGTVFTTEVRAGMATFFAMAYIISVNSAIVSDSGGTCVCPAESMADLCVSNPEYMQCVQEIRRDLVTATAAIAALSTFCMGLFANLPIALAPGMGLNAYFAYTVVGFHGSGLVPYKVALTAVFVEGFVFVGLTLLGIRQWLARAIPASIKLATAVGIGLYLTIIGMTYAAGIGLITGAQATPVELGGCHPSMRDKDGICPSSDKMRNPTMWIGIFCGGIFTVMLMMFRVKGAIIFGILLVSIISWPRGTPVTNFPHTPLGNDAFDFFKKVATFHPIKHTLNVLDFNIKEHGGQFGLAFITFLYVDILDATGTMYAMAKFGGFLDKRTQDFENSSIAYCIDAFGISIGSLFGAPPVTAFIESGAGILEGGRTGITSMVTGFCFFIAVFFAPIFASIPPWATGCTLILVGAQMAAESRNINWKYMGDAIPSFLCLAIMPFTYSIAYGLIAGICSYILINVTVWLIEKASGGRIRPQNKDDKEPWTYKLEGGFLPPWLNNVTHGRKPWADDPEANVAHYDDDEDKDDAPTRTGSGQQDALALPKQKEEADNQLKA